One Deltaproteobacteria bacterium HGW-Deltaproteobacteria-4 genomic window carries:
- a CDS encoding 30S ribosomal protein S10 — MSSQKIRIRLKAYDHKLLDLSVSEIVDTAKRTGARVAGPIPLPTIINKYCVVRGPHVDKTSREQFEMRTHKRLLDILEPTQQTVDALMKLDLSAGVDVEIKL, encoded by the coding sequence ATGTCGAGTCAGAAAATACGCATCAGATTAAAAGCATATGATCATAAGTTGCTCGACTTGTCGGTCAGCGAAATTGTCGATACGGCAAAGCGGACAGGCGCTCGGGTTGCGGGACCAATTCCGTTACCGACCATTATTAATAAATATTGCGTCGTACGTGGGCCGCATGTAGATAAGACCAGTCGTGAGCAATTTGAAATGCGCACGCATAAGCGTTTGCTAGACATCTTGGAACCAACGCAGCAGACAGTCGATGCACTGATGAAACTCGACCTGTCGGCCGGGGTTGATGTCGAAATTAAACTCTAG